A window of the Leptospira brenneri genome harbors these coding sequences:
- a CDS encoding OsmC family protein, which yields MANTLFEAKASWAGGLKLNLESRQHKWVIDEPEFLGGTDLGANPVEHLLGGLAACVGVLVSVFAPAHKVELKDYQVFAEGDLDLDGFQGLSDVRPGFSEIRYRVNIESDSPKSNIDALLAHINKVCPVKDSLSGVPVLNKQEVVAG from the coding sequence ATGGCGAATACATTATTTGAAGCGAAAGCGTCCTGGGCGGGTGGCCTAAAATTAAATCTGGAATCAAGGCAACACAAATGGGTGATTGATGAACCAGAATTTTTAGGTGGAACCGATTTGGGAGCCAATCCCGTAGAGCATCTATTAGGTGGACTTGCGGCATGTGTTGGAGTTTTAGTTTCTGTTTTTGCACCCGCACATAAAGTGGAGTTAAAAGACTACCAAGTCTTTGCCGAAGGTGATTTGGATTTGGATGGATTTCAAGGTTTATCGGATGTTCGACCAGGTTTTTCTGAAATTCGATACCGTGTGAATATTGAAAGTGATTCTCCCAAATCAAACATCGATGCACTGCTTGCACATATTAATAAGGTATGTCCAGTCAAAGATAGTCTTTCGGGAGTCCCTGTATTAAACAAACAAGAGGTCGTTGCAGGTTAA
- a CDS encoding DUF3703 domain-containing protein, whose amino-acid sequence MHPVLKQAFEIEMDKAKTLYKESKYTECFSHLERAHILGQRFVYPHTVNHWWMLKVGIRKKDNREILGQLVRLAVAGIGSLLGRVPIGNTGGSNIGIMKVLPIEGDLKVLFDRAGEVK is encoded by the coding sequence ATGCACCCTGTCCTAAAACAAGCTTTCGAAATAGAGATGGATAAGGCAAAAACCCTATACAAAGAATCTAAATACACAGAATGTTTTTCCCATTTGGAAAGGGCTCATATACTAGGGCAGCGGTTTGTTTATCCACATACAGTGAACCATTGGTGGATGTTAAAAGTAGGAATTCGTAAAAAAGACAATCGAGAAATCTTGGGACAATTGGTAAGATTGGCTGTTGCGGGAATTGGCTCTCTTCTCGGTCGGGTTCCTATCGGAAACACTGGTGGTTCGAATATTGGAATCATGAAAGTTTTGCCAATTGAAGGAGACCTAAAAGTTTTATTTGATAGAGCCGGTGAGGTCAAATAG
- a CDS encoding putative signal transducing protein has protein sequence MKLIYTSTDYTKIKVIESALAANQVKFITKGEDLDVLNAMIPRHSNLIEIYVSDQDYSKALEIIENGSALEDSPEEDPFPTQRYNRYRELTKLNAKKDTKFLLTIISAVLFISNLYFLLLYTLEKDKFQKYKNSMESELYDYVFDEDSYCTSTLYKKMRKVIQISCYDKETDQILSQKNYDQSEILTYESFNPYLLDFFTIQRSYDINGIKTAEFADNDQDGEFDEYIIFDQKGSKVKRYLDKNRDHRFDESEIVD, from the coding sequence ATGAAACTAATTTATACTTCAACCGATTATACAAAGATTAAGGTCATTGAATCAGCTTTAGCTGCCAACCAAGTTAAGTTCATCACCAAAGGGGAAGACCTGGATGTTTTGAATGCAATGATCCCAAGACATTCTAATCTAATTGAAATCTACGTTTCAGATCAGGACTATTCAAAAGCCTTAGAGATTATAGAAAATGGATCTGCCTTGGAAGATTCTCCCGAAGAAGATCCATTCCCGACCCAAAGGTACAATCGATATCGTGAGCTCACAAAACTAAATGCAAAAAAGGACACAAAGTTTTTACTAACGATCATTTCAGCAGTTTTATTCATTTCGAATTTATACTTTCTTTTATTGTATACTTTAGAAAAAGATAAATTTCAAAAGTATAAAAATTCGATGGAAAGTGAATTATATGATTATGTTTTTGATGAAGATTCCTATTGTACTTCCACGCTTTATAAAAAGATGCGAAAGGTAATTCAGATTTCTTGTTATGACAAAGAAACAGATCAAATTCTAAGTCAAAAGAATTATGACCAAAGTGAAATATTAACTTACGAATCTTTTAATCCTTATCTTTTAGATTTTTTTACAATCCAAAGGTCTTACGATATAAACGGCATCAAAACCGCCGAGTTTGCTGACAACGACCAAGATGGTGAATTTGATGAATACATCATCTTTGACCAAAAGGGATCAAAAGTAAAAAGATATTTAGATAAAAACAGGGACCATCGTTTTGATGAATCCGAAATAGTAGATTAG
- a CDS encoding SRPBCC family protein → MGSQQITVQSTINADNKKVWDYYNQPEHITHWNFASDDWQCPWAKIDLRVGGKYSARMEAKDGSFGFEFEATYDKVIDQKLIGYTMEDGRKATVEFESLGNNTQVTVKFDAENENSIEMQQGGWQAILDNFKKYVESR, encoded by the coding sequence ATGGGCTCTCAACAAATCACCGTTCAATCAACAATCAATGCAGATAACAAAAAGGTTTGGGATTACTATAACCAACCAGAACACATTACTCATTGGAATTTTGCCTCTGACGATTGGCAATGCCCGTGGGCCAAAATTGATTTAAGAGTTGGTGGTAAATACAGCGCAAGAATGGAAGCTAAAGACGGAAGTTTTGGTTTTGAATTCGAAGCAACCTATGACAAGGTGATCGATCAAAAACTAATCGGTTATACCATGGAAGATGGCAGAAAAGCAACTGTTGAGTTTGAAAGTTTGGGAAACAATACACAGGTAACTGTAAAGTTTGATGCCGAAAATGAAAATTCTATCGAAATGCAACAGGGTGGATGGCAAGCCATTCTCGATAACTTTAAAAAGTATGTAGAGTCCCGTTAA
- a CDS encoding sulfite exporter TauE/SafE family protein — MIFKVIFLFLATILAFWISAICGGGASLILIPILNLLIPSSVVPFAITMGTFTSSASRIAVFKKQIYWKIVFWFVPFSIPAVIFGAWLIKYIDPMYLQVIVGLFLFANFPELFKSKIQQKKEEKPYPKFILAVVGFFAGFISGITGAIGLLFNRFYLHFGLSKEEIIATRAANEIFLHFIKLVVYLLLGLYSKNAIVFGMIIAIASIISSYSIKSILPFISDYLFRKIGYGAMVVSGLFLLVITTQNIIQKDNFYFEKNQYNETTMNWRESSFVLEFAFDDGLEIERQISPEELPPKHKAKYEELMPQYDQILLEVVYKIGSHRSYEFYCYTNHKLSKFKFKE, encoded by the coding sequence ATGATTTTTAAAGTAATCTTTCTGTTTCTAGCAACCATATTAGCATTTTGGATAAGTGCCATTTGCGGAGGTGGAGCAAGTTTAATCTTAATCCCTATACTTAATCTATTGATACCAAGTTCTGTTGTTCCATTTGCAATCACAATGGGAACATTCACAAGTTCGGCTTCTCGAATCGCTGTTTTCAAAAAACAAATTTACTGGAAAATTGTTTTTTGGTTTGTTCCCTTCTCCATTCCTGCTGTTATTTTTGGTGCTTGGTTGATCAAATATATCGATCCCATGTATCTACAAGTCATTGTTGGTTTGTTTTTGTTTGCAAATTTTCCTGAATTATTCAAATCAAAAATACAACAAAAAAAGGAAGAGAAACCTTATCCTAAATTTATATTAGCCGTTGTCGGATTTTTTGCAGGATTCATTTCGGGGATTACAGGAGCCATTGGCCTTTTGTTTAACCGATTCTACCTACATTTTGGATTATCAAAAGAAGAAATCATTGCGACACGAGCAGCGAACGAAATATTTTTACACTTCATTAAATTAGTTGTTTATTTACTTTTGGGATTATACTCAAAGAATGCGATTGTCTTTGGAATGATCATTGCGATTGCATCAATCATATCTTCCTATTCGATAAAATCAATTCTTCCATTTATATCCGATTATTTATTTCGAAAAATTGGATATGGTGCAATGGTTGTCTCTGGACTTTTTTTATTGGTAATTACCACACAAAACATCATCCAGAAAGATAATTTCTATTTCGAAAAAAATCAATACAATGAAACAACGATGAATTGGCGAGAAAGTAGTTTTGTATTAGAATTTGCCTTTGATGATGGTTTAGAAATCGAAAGACAAATTAGTCCGGAAGAGTTACCCCCAAAACATAAAGCTAAGTATGAGGAACTGATGCCGCAATACGATCAAATTCTATTGGAAGTAGTTTATAAAATTGGTTCCCATCGGAGTTACGAATTTTATTGTTATACGAATCACAAACTTAGCAAATTTAAATTTAAAGAGTAA
- a CDS encoding ATP-binding protein produces the protein MPLGNSNIRAFTKDFALLVSVFLLYLVAGKLSLNLSSIDGYSTPLWPPAGIALGFVLIFGNWVWPALLLGAFFTNTNTFPAAESWIDFLISNPQNITISIGNTCSAIIGSHFLKKHSDPSLNFFHARDILKFFIFAGPVTAIVSSIIGSLSLFYFKIIYSEFLLQTWFTWWMGDTIGIIIFTPLLILIWKWYQGEEKLLRLIIFSSATMSIFIFTLSIFFLTRNWEKEFIHHRIKSDGQIISTEIENRLFENIRVAKALGSFISLTDQLNRNHFDQFAKTVIEDSDAVTALSWNRSIKNSLRSLAEIELKKEYPDSMGITVKDGNKMISSPEKEEYIYIRYIYPYDQNAKALGFDVLSDPKRRDALDSAVERKGFDITSKVDLVQNLEGNSGFLVFYPITRKNKEFGFATAVIRISSILENTLVGNDHNYLCIKIEERSGPYHIEIFSKNCLNMEERIFSDFSFEHPIAVGSHIFSVKIVPTKDYFQLNLTTASKFLLIISSLLTGLLGILLLIIMGKEKNIQDTVEKRTFELEKANRVKSEFLANMSHEIRTPMNGVLGMLTLLEHTNIDFEQKDYLDNAKRAVLALLTIINDILDVSKLENKKLEMDPKPTNIHKLCKDLIQLFLPDAHKKNLEFYVNVASLDSNLFVMADENRLRQILINLIGNALKFTFTGSLCLDVNLSEDRKYIVFTIKDTGIGISSENISKLFNRFVQLEDSRTKKFEGSGLGLYISKQLVNIMGGDIEVESVLGVGSTFRFTIPFEETDQRETEVENLNPKLFGDNEGFHVLIAEDNSLNQKFIVKLFQKENIKASVASNGIEVIQLLDESLSHIDDRFDMILMDIQMPLMDGMEATKLIRKRDDSYREIPIIAITANSMDSQLKEYLENGMNGYVKKPIILSELMAAINRNIH, from the coding sequence ATGCCTCTTGGGAATTCCAATATCAGAGCTTTCACTAAGGATTTTGCACTCCTGGTTTCGGTATTCCTTCTGTATTTAGTTGCGGGCAAATTGAGTTTGAATCTCTCATCCATCGATGGATACAGCACACCACTTTGGCCACCGGCTGGTATTGCTCTTGGTTTTGTTCTTATCTTTGGCAATTGGGTCTGGCCTGCTTTATTGTTAGGTGCATTTTTCACAAATACAAATACTTTTCCAGCTGCAGAGAGTTGGATTGATTTTTTAATTTCGAATCCGCAAAACATCACAATTTCGATCGGAAATACTTGTTCCGCAATCATAGGGTCTCATTTCTTAAAAAAACATTCTGATCCAAGTTTGAATTTTTTTCATGCAAGGGATATATTAAAATTTTTTATCTTCGCTGGCCCTGTCACTGCTATCGTATCTTCTATCATAGGAAGTTTGTCTTTATTTTATTTTAAGATCATTTATTCAGAATTTCTTCTCCAAACATGGTTCACTTGGTGGATGGGTGATACGATTGGGATCATCATATTCACACCATTACTCATCCTGATATGGAAGTGGTATCAAGGAGAAGAAAAACTATTAAGACTAATTATTTTTTCTTCCGCCACCATGAGTATTTTTATATTTACTCTATCAATATTTTTTTTAACGAGAAATTGGGAGAAGGAGTTTATACACCATCGAATTAAATCGGATGGACAAATCATCTCAACTGAAATAGAAAACCGGCTATTTGAAAATATACGTGTTGCAAAGGCATTAGGTTCCTTTATCTCGTTAACGGACCAATTGAATCGGAATCATTTTGATCAGTTTGCTAAAACTGTAATCGAAGATTCTGATGCTGTAACTGCATTATCTTGGAATCGATCTATTAAAAATTCATTACGTTCACTCGCTGAAATAGAGTTAAAAAAAGAATATCCGGATTCAATGGGGATCACTGTAAAAGATGGAAATAAAATGATTTCCTCGCCAGAAAAGGAAGAGTATATTTACATTCGTTACATTTATCCTTATGATCAAAATGCTAAAGCATTAGGATTTGATGTATTGTCCGATCCCAAAAGAAGAGATGCTCTTGATAGTGCCGTTGAAAGAAAGGGATTTGATATTACTAGTAAAGTAGATTTGGTTCAAAACTTAGAAGGCAATTCGGGATTTTTAGTATTTTATCCAATCACAAGAAAAAATAAAGAGTTTGGATTTGCAACGGCAGTGATTCGAATTTCAAGTATTCTTGAAAATACTTTGGTAGGAAATGATCATAATTATTTATGCATAAAAATTGAAGAAAGGAGCGGGCCTTATCATATAGAAATATTTTCGAAAAATTGTTTGAACATGGAAGAACGAATTTTTTCAGATTTTTCTTTTGAACATCCAATCGCCGTTGGTTCGCATATTTTTAGCGTAAAAATAGTTCCAACCAAAGACTATTTCCAATTGAATCTTACTACTGCCTCTAAATTTTTACTCATCATATCTTCTCTCTTAACTGGACTACTTGGAATACTACTTCTGATCATTATGGGTAAGGAAAAAAACATTCAGGATACAGTAGAAAAAAGAACATTTGAACTAGAAAAAGCAAATCGTGTAAAATCTGAATTTTTGGCTAACATGAGCCATGAAATTCGTACTCCTATGAATGGAGTCCTAGGGATGCTGACTTTATTAGAGCATACTAATATTGATTTTGAGCAAAAGGATTATTTGGATAATGCGAAACGAGCCGTTTTGGCTCTTTTGACAATCATTAATGATATTCTGGACGTTTCTAAATTAGAAAACAAAAAGTTAGAAATGGATCCAAAACCCACCAATATACATAAGTTATGCAAAGATTTGATTCAACTTTTTCTGCCGGATGCACATAAAAAGAATTTAGAATTCTATGTAAATGTCGCTAGTTTAGATTCAAATCTTTTTGTTATGGCAGATGAAAATAGACTTCGCCAAATATTGATTAACTTAATTGGAAATGCATTAAAATTCACTTTCACCGGATCTTTATGTTTGGATGTAAACTTAAGTGAAGATAGAAAATACATAGTGTTTACAATTAAAGATACTGGAATTGGAATTTCATCAGAAAATATATCAAAGTTATTCAATCGTTTTGTCCAACTAGAAGATTCAAGGACCAAAAAATTTGAAGGTTCTGGACTTGGACTTTATATTTCTAAACAGCTTGTAAATATAATGGGTGGAGACATTGAAGTCGAAAGTGTTTTGGGTGTAGGTTCGACCTTTCGATTTACAATTCCATTTGAGGAAACGGATCAAAGAGAAACAGAAGTAGAAAACTTGAATCCAAAATTATTTGGAGATAACGAAGGTTTCCATGTATTAATTGCTGAAGATAATTCTTTAAATCAAAAATTTATCGTAAAACTATTTCAGAAAGAAAATATCAAAGCGAGTGTCGCCTCGAACGGGATAGAAGTAATCCAACTGTTAGATGAATCTCTTTCTCATATTGATGATAGGTTTGATATGATTCTTATGGACATCCAGATGCCTCTTATGGATGGAATGGAAGCCACAAAACTGATTCGGAAAAGAGATGATTCTTATCGCGAAATACCTATCATCGCAATCACAGCCAATAGTATGGATTCTCAGCTGAAAGAATACTTGGAAAACGGAATGAATGGATATGTAAAAAAACCAATCATTCTTTCTGAACTCATGGCAGCTATTAATAGAAACATCCACTAA
- a CDS encoding ribonucleotide-diphosphate reductase subunit beta: MDHQSEVLLKENKDRFVILPIKFPKIWEMYKKQQASFWTAEEIDLSSDLDDWNSLSNNERFFLSNVLAFFAASDGIVNENLAVNFMREVQLPEVRCFYGFQIMMENIHSETYSLLIDTYIKDPKEKHRLFHSIETIPAVQKKAEWALRWIGSSDFAERLLAFAAVEGIFFSGSFCAIFWMKKRGLLPGLSFSNELISRDEALHCEFACILFKMLETKPSADRVYEIFTDAVNIEKEFITESLSVDLIGMNAKLMQQYIEFVADRWLIELGFDKLYYSANPFDFMEMISLQGKTNFFEKRVGDYQKAGVLSSEQGFTFSLNEDF, translated from the coding sequence ATGGATCACCAATCAGAAGTTTTATTAAAAGAAAATAAGGATCGTTTTGTGATCCTTCCCATTAAATTTCCTAAAATTTGGGAGATGTATAAAAAACAACAAGCTTCCTTTTGGACAGCAGAAGAAATCGATTTGAGTAGTGATTTGGATGATTGGAATTCTTTATCAAATAACGAACGATTTTTTTTAAGTAATGTTTTGGCATTTTTTGCTGCAAGTGATGGAATCGTAAACGAAAACTTGGCAGTGAACTTTATGCGTGAAGTCCAGCTACCTGAAGTTAGATGTTTCTATGGATTTCAAATTATGATGGAAAATATCCATTCAGAAACATATTCCCTTCTCATTGATACCTACATCAAAGATCCAAAAGAAAAACACAGACTTTTTCATTCCATAGAAACCATCCCTGCCGTACAAAAAAAAGCAGAATGGGCCTTACGTTGGATTGGTTCGAGTGATTTTGCTGAACGCCTTCTTGCTTTTGCAGCCGTAGAAGGAATCTTTTTTAGTGGGAGTTTTTGTGCCATCTTTTGGATGAAAAAACGGGGTCTTCTTCCTGGCCTTAGTTTTTCGAACGAACTCATTAGCCGGGATGAGGCCTTACATTGTGAGTTTGCTTGTATTCTTTTTAAAATGTTAGAAACGAAACCAAGTGCGGATCGAGTCTATGAAATCTTTACCGACGCAGTGAATATTGAAAAAGAATTTATCACCGAGTCTTTGTCAGTGGATCTTATTGGTATGAATGCAAAACTGATGCAGCAGTACATTGAATTTGTAGCAGACCGTTGGCTCATTGAACTTGGTTTTGATAAACTTTATTATTCTGCTAATCCATTTGATTTTATGGAAATGATTTCTTTACAAGGAAAAACAAACTTTTTCGAAAAACGAGTGGGTGACTACCAGAAGGCGGGAGTTCTGAGTTCGGAACAAGGTTTTACATTCTCTCTGAATGAAGATTTTTAA
- a CDS encoding ribonucleoside-diphosphate reductase subunit alpha, whose product MFVLKRNGKRESVKFDKVTARIDKLSYGLSRLVSPIDVAKKVIEGIYDGVSTSELDNLAAEIAASLTTKHPDYALLASRIAVSNLHKNTTKSFSETMERLYSYTDPKTKKVMPLIAEDVWEIVKKHSELLDSSIIYDRDFGFDYFGFRTLEKSYLLRIDGDIVERPQHMYMRVALGIHKDRIEDVIKTYHLMSERWFTHATPTLFNAGTPKPQMSSCFLLTMKDDSIDGIYDTLKQTAKISQSAGGIGLSIHNIRATGSYIGGTNGTSNGIIPMLRVFNDTARYVDQGGGKRKGAFAIYLEPWHADIFPFLELKKNHGKEEMRARDLFYALWISDLFMKRVEEGGDWSLFCPNEAPGLSEVYGDEFVSLYERYEREGRARTKVKAQDLWFAIVESQIETGTPYLLYKDAANAKSNQKNLGTIKSSNLCTEILEFTSPDEVAVCNLASVALPKFVSNGEFLFDKLYEIVYQMTVNLNRIIDENYYPVPEAKNSNFKHRPIGIGVQGLADVFILLRMPYESDAAKKLNIEIFETIYFAAMTASKDIAKEEGTYPSFPGSPLSKEIFQFDLWDVKPTGRWDFESLRKEVVQHGARNSLLVAPMPTASTSQILGNNECFEPYTSNIYSRRVLSGEFIIVNKHLLHDLIELGLWNSEMKNQIIAAGGSIQSIPSIPDTIKEIYKTVWEMKQRSLIDMARDRGAFICQSQSLNLFVESPTVSKLSSMHFYAWKQGLKTGMYYLRTKAASQAIQFTVEKNKEEIRKENEFAKVPPTNQEKAESEFVGEACSMEEGCLLCGS is encoded by the coding sequence ATGTTCGTACTGAAAAGAAATGGAAAAAGGGAATCAGTAAAGTTTGATAAAGTTACGGCTCGGATTGATAAATTATCTTATGGCCTCAGTCGTTTGGTCAGTCCCATTGATGTGGCAAAAAAAGTCATCGAAGGAATTTATGATGGGGTAAGCACTTCGGAGTTGGACAATTTAGCGGCAGAAATTGCAGCTTCTCTTACCACCAAACACCCAGACTATGCACTTCTAGCGAGTCGGATTGCTGTGAGTAATCTCCACAAAAACACAACGAAATCTTTTTCTGAAACCATGGAACGATTGTATTCCTATACTGACCCAAAAACAAAAAAGGTTATGCCTCTCATCGCAGAGGATGTTTGGGAAATTGTTAAAAAACATTCTGAACTTTTAGATAGTTCTATTATTTATGACAGAGACTTTGGGTTTGATTATTTTGGATTTCGCACCCTCGAAAAATCCTATTTATTAAGGATCGATGGAGATATCGTAGAACGCCCACAACATATGTACATGCGAGTGGCCCTCGGGATTCATAAAGATCGAATCGAAGACGTAATCAAAACATATCATTTAATGAGCGAACGTTGGTTTACCCATGCCACTCCCACCCTTTTTAATGCAGGGACACCCAAACCCCAAATGAGTAGCTGTTTTCTCCTTACCATGAAAGACGATAGCATCGATGGAATTTATGACACTCTGAAACAAACTGCAAAAATCTCTCAAAGTGCTGGAGGGATTGGTCTTTCCATTCATAATATCCGCGCTACAGGTTCATACATTGGTGGAACCAATGGAACGAGTAACGGCATCATTCCCATGTTACGAGTATTTAACGATACAGCGAGGTATGTGGACCAAGGTGGTGGGAAAAGAAAAGGCGCCTTTGCCATTTATTTGGAACCATGGCATGCGGATATTTTCCCATTTTTAGAATTAAAGAAAAATCATGGGAAAGAAGAGATGCGGGCCCGTGATTTATTTTATGCATTATGGATTTCAGATCTATTTATGAAGCGAGTGGAAGAGGGGGGAGATTGGAGTTTATTTTGTCCGAACGAAGCTCCAGGTCTTTCTGAAGTGTATGGGGATGAATTTGTTTCCCTTTACGAAAGATACGAAAGAGAAGGGCGTGCTAGAACCAAAGTGAAGGCCCAAGACCTTTGGTTTGCGATTGTAGAATCACAAATTGAAACAGGAACTCCTTATTTATTATACAAAGATGCTGCTAATGCAAAAAGTAATCAGAAAAATTTAGGAACCATCAAAAGTAGTAACCTTTGTACAGAAATTTTAGAATTCACCAGTCCTGATGAAGTGGCTGTTTGTAATTTAGCATCGGTCGCCTTACCTAAGTTTGTTTCTAATGGTGAGTTTTTATTCGATAAATTGTATGAGATTGTTTATCAAATGACGGTGAATTTGAACCGCATCATTGATGAAAATTATTACCCTGTCCCAGAGGCCAAAAATTCCAATTTCAAACACCGTCCGATTGGGATTGGAGTCCAAGGTCTTGCTGATGTTTTTATTTTACTTCGTATGCCTTATGAAAGTGATGCGGCAAAAAAACTAAACATTGAGATTTTTGAAACCATCTATTTTGCAGCCATGACCGCAAGTAAAGACATTGCGAAAGAAGAAGGAACCTATCCTAGTTTCCCCGGTTCTCCCCTCTCAAAAGAAATTTTCCAATTTGATTTATGGGATGTCAAACCTACAGGACGCTGGGATTTTGAATCCCTTCGAAAAGAAGTGGTTCAACATGGAGCGAGGAACTCCCTCCTCGTGGCACCAATGCCAACGGCTTCTACATCTCAAATTTTAGGAAACAATGAATGTTTTGAACCGTATACATCCAATATCTATTCCAGGCGAGTGCTAAGTGGTGAGTTTATTATTGTCAATAAACATTTGTTACATGATTTAATTGAGTTAGGGTTATGGAATTCCGAAATGAAAAACCAAATCATTGCGGCGGGTGGAAGCATCCAGTCCATTCCTTCCATCCCGGATACAATCAAAGAAATTTACAAAACGGTTTGGGAAATGAAACAAAGATCGCTCATTGATATGGCAAGAGATCGAGGTGCTTTTATTTGCCAGTCCCAATCTTTGAATTTGTTTGTAGAAAGTCCTACGGTCTCCAAACTATCCTCCATGCATTTTTATGCTTGGAAACAAGGTTTAAAAACAGGGATGTATTATTTACGAACTAAGGCGGCCTCGCAGGCAATCCAATTCACTGTCGAAAAAAACAAAGAAGAGATCAGAAAAGAAAACGAATTTGCTAAAGTCCCTCCCACAAACCAGGAAAAGGCGGAATCCGAATTTGTTGGGGAAGCCTGTTCTATGGAAGAGGGTTGCTTGCTTTGCGGAAGTTAG
- a CDS encoding calcium:proton antiporter, producing the protein MANTRTLTSNDWLSLTSFLVLIGVIVAPIGEGLLIAIAVVFLAAGISSAVHSAEVIAERVGPALGTLILAISVTVIEVALIVSLMSNDSADSPQIARDTVFAALMIVTNGIIGICILLGGLKHKELGFQLVGTTALLGVLAVLSTLTLILPLYTTSTNKGTYSGGQLIFVSLASLVLYGALVWSQTKSHKNFFAASEGESSQIQTDHPRPSQKRAITSFISLLFSLVAVVGLSKILSPAIESTIASLGAPKAVVGIVIAILVLAPETLAAMNAAKINELQTSLNLALGSGAASIALTIPAVSFYSLMFDKPLTLGLDTKGIVFLMVTFLAGSFTFGSGRTTSLHGLIHLVIMASFLAISLMP; encoded by the coding sequence ATGGCGAACACAAGAACTCTCACTTCCAACGACTGGCTCTCTCTCACTTCCTTTTTGGTTTTGATCGGTGTGATCGTCGCACCCATTGGCGAAGGGCTTCTCATCGCGATTGCCGTTGTGTTCTTAGCTGCAGGAATTTCAAGTGCGGTTCATAGTGCAGAAGTCATTGCGGAACGAGTGGGACCTGCGCTCGGAACTTTGATTTTGGCCATCTCTGTTACCGTAATCGAAGTGGCTCTCATTGTCAGTCTTATGAGTAACGATTCGGCAGATTCCCCTCAGATTGCAAGGGACACTGTTTTTGCAGCGCTTATGATCGTTACCAACGGAATCATTGGAATCTGTATTTTGTTAGGTGGATTGAAGCATAAAGAGTTGGGATTTCAACTCGTGGGAACTACGGCTTTGCTTGGAGTTCTGGCAGTATTATCAACACTTACATTAATTTTGCCATTATATACAACTTCGACAAACAAGGGAACTTATAGTGGAGGACAACTTATCTTTGTTTCTCTTGCATCCCTTGTTTTGTATGGAGCTCTTGTTTGGTCACAAACCAAATCACATAAAAACTTTTTTGCTGCATCAGAAGGAGAGTCCTCTCAAATCCAAACAGACCATCCAAGGCCAAGTCAAAAAAGAGCGATTACTAGTTTCATCTCACTTCTATTCTCTCTTGTGGCGGTTGTAGGATTGTCAAAAATTTTAAGCCCAGCGATAGAAAGCACCATTGCGTCGTTAGGTGCGCCGAAGGCAGTGGTCGGAATTGTGATTGCAATTCTTGTTTTGGCTCCAGAGACATTGGCAGCAATGAATGCGGCTAAAATCAATGAACTACAAACCAGTTTGAACTTAGCTTTGGGATCGGGAGCTGCGAGTATTGCACTCACAATCCCTGCTGTGAGTTTTTATTCTCTTATGTTTGATAAACCATTAACCCTCGGGCTAGACACCAAGGGAATTGTATTCTTAATGGTTACATTTCTTGCAGGAAGTTTTACCTTTGGATCAGGAAGGACCACATCCCTTCATGGGCTCATCCATTTAGTGATTATGGCCTCCTTTTTAGCAATTTCACTTATGCCATAA